GAGGAAAGGCAAGTGGTATGAATTCCGGGGCAATAAACGCGGGATTCAAAGAGTTAGTTCAAGCGCTTCATCGCTCAAACTCGCCTGGCAAAGCTCTGCTATGAATGTTTCTGCACTTAACCCTCAGCCTGTCGACAGATTACGATTTAAACACTTTGATCTAATGCTTGTCCCGACAGACTCGGGTTGTTACGTATTAACAAACTTTGAAGGACTAATTCTCTACATTGGGATGGCGACTAGCCTCAAAGGAAGATTCTTAAGCCACCTAGAATCTACGGAAAAAACTTCACCAACGGTTTACGGTTTAGCTACTTGGTTTTGGTACTTGAGATATGATAAGGGCAATCTGCCTAAGCTCGAGCGTACGTGGCTAAATGAACACTTGTCTCTACATGGATGCCTGCCTGTCTTGAATCGTGTTAGCTCACCGATTGTCTAAATCTTAAAATTTCCCTTTGACCACTCATCTTCAATATCTTGATCCCGCTTTTGTCTCGCGACTGAAGAACATGCAGTTGCGGGCGAGGATGGTTGTGGAAGGCTTCATGGTCGGCTTGCATAAGTCGCCGTATCACGGCTTCTCCGTTGAGTTTGC
This region of bacterium genomic DNA includes:
- a CDS encoding GIY-YIG nuclease family protein, which codes for MNVSALNPQPVDRLRFKHFDLMLVPTDSGCYVLTNFEGLILYIGMATSLKGRFLSHLESTEKTSPTVYGLATWFWYLRYDKGNLPKLERTWLNEHLSLHGCLPVLNRVSSPIV